The Mytilus galloprovincialis chromosome 4, xbMytGall1.hap1.1, whole genome shotgun sequence genome contains a region encoding:
- the LOC143072639 gene encoding complement C1q-like protein 4: MSGLQTFWSRNRTLVYTVSGLILGYSIAIGMSYLLFSIGQEKGRGNIQNFKIAQLIKDSKDEILNVIRDSKNSTSNEKSNDGTKQGIIAFYAISTRDLDLEFSQTVVFDQVYTNIGKGYNPKTGKFIAPFDGLYRFGSTGMSQSYHSVFLQMNKNGIEVARSTAAQNYNTADMEAILELKKGDIIEVTRRTNSNKQTERLHGNRLASFTGFLIATM; encoded by the exons ATGAGCGGATTACAGACATTTTGGAGCAGAAATCGTACGTTGGTATATACAGTCAGCGGATTAATTCTGGGATATTCAATCGCGATTGGAATGAGCTATCTTTTATTTTCGATAGGGCAAGAAAAAGGAAGAGGGAATATCCAGAATTTTA AAATAGCTCAGCTTATAAAAGATTCAAAAGACGAGATATTGAATGTCATTAGGGACTCGAAGAACTCAACAAGCAACGAAAAGTCTAACG ATGGGACTAAGCAAGGAATCATCGCTTTCTACGCAATCTCAACCAGAGATCTCGACCTTGAGTTTAGTCAAACAGTAGTTTTTGATCAGGTATACACTAACATTGGTAAAGGTTATAATCCGAAAACAGGAAAATTCATTGCGCCTTTTGATGGATTGTATCGTTTCGGAAGTACTGGGATGTCGCAAAGTTATCATAGTGTTTTTCTGCAAATGAACAAAAACGGGATTGAAGTCGCTCGTAGTACTGCAGCACAAAATTATAATACTGCTGACATGGAAGCGATTTTAGAACTAAAGAAAGGTGATATCATTGAAGTGACCCGTAGAACAAACAGCAATAAACAGACAGAACGACTCCATGGTAATAGACTGGCATCATTTACAGGGTTCCTAATAGCAacaatgtaa
- the LOC143072640 gene encoding complement C1q subcomponent subunit B-like — translation MGRIQTFWTNNRTLVYTVSGLILGYSFAIGMSYLLFSIGQEKGKGHIQSFEITQLIKDSKEEILNVIRDSRNSTSNENINAVSKQGIIAFYAIATRSIDLEHSQTIVFDHVYTNIGKSYNPKTGKFIVPLNGLYRFGSTGMSQSDDVVHLQMNKNSVEVARSTAQQNYNTADMEAILELKKGDIIDVTRRTNNNKQTERLHGNRMASFTGFLIATM, via the exons ATGGGGCGAATACAGACATTTTGGACCAACAATCGTACGTTGGTATATACAGTCAGCGGATTAATTCTAGGATATTCGTTTGCGATCGGAATGAGCTATCTTCTATTTTCTATAGGGCAAGAAAAAGGAAAAGGGCATATCCAGTCTTTTG AAATAACTCAACTTATAAAAGATTCAAAAGAGGAGATATTAAATGTGATACGGGACTCGAGGAACTCTACAAGCAACGAAAATATTAACG ctGTGAGTAAGCAAGGAATCATCGCTTTCTATGCAATCGCAACCAGATCTATCGACCTCGAGCATAGCCAGACAATAGTTTTTGATCATGTATACACTAACATTGGTAAAAGTTATAATCCGAAAACAGGAAAATTCATTGTGCCTTTAAATGGATTGTATCGTTTCGGAAGTACAGGGATGTCGCAAAGTGATGATGTAGTTCATTTGCAAATGAACAAAAACAGTGTTGAAGTCGCCCGTAGCACtgcacaacaaaattataacactgctGACATGGAAGCCATTTTAGAACTCAAGAAGGGTGATATTATTGACGTCACACGTAgaacaaacaacaataaacagACAGAACGACTCCATGGTAACAGAATGGCGTCATTTACGGGGTTCCTAATAGCAACAATGTAG